In the genome of Arachis hypogaea cultivar Tifrunner chromosome 9, arahy.Tifrunner.gnm2.J5K5, whole genome shotgun sequence, the window TATAacactttttttaaataaaaatctctcTTAGGTTTGTTTAATTGTttgcataaatatttttttatttgtcttatactatttttttatttttggagttCATCAAAAATTAGATATAGagctttaatattatattataaaattactcattttaTGAATAgtatatataactatttatattatttttttattaatttaaacttttaaaataagtaattttatgaCACTAATATTATAActttatattttaataagtaGTAGATTGTACTCAAtgatttgcatatgtttgaaaactctaaaattatatcttgaatttaatttataatttaaatttaaattagaatcAAAATCTGCTAGAGTGAGAATGCtggtaaataattaataaaaaatactctaattgtaaaccccggttaaattagttaataaattagtttttaataaagaggattaaaaatgtgaatattatattaaattaggatagagctcatcgaaacgagaattttgacaccaatttcgaagaaaacggtctaaaattggaccgaacggggccgaaccggttgaaccgggcccaaaccgggctgtcggtccaaccggacccacaCTTTAAATGAGCCCACGTTCCTTTCTTCTCCATTTTGGCTTCAGCGACATGAAAGCTCCAGGGAGAGAAAGCAACGCCGAAACCCTTGCGGCAAATTTCAATtcgccgtaacttctccgtccgagctccgattgccgcaccgtttgcggccacgcgtccaccgcgtcgagctctacatttctatcggaacaatttcataggtaacttatttaatcactctcagcttcatcttcccccaattttcgaattttaagtgggaatattgaatttctttgatttctgatgttttaggatccaattagcttgagagaaacgttcactcttgcttatgtgaagcttgggtaaggtgaggatacgataattctattttattttcattaaatttgagctttgagtattaaattgggtatatatgtattatgaatgtgtattaggttgaaaataaataattggagcttgaaattgtgaatactggaacttggaggaagcggattagttgagttttgaggggctgtcttggttttgaataaatagctttggtcgttacgtgaaaatcggccaaggtatggtttaggtttcttgcatttaatatataatgttctgtgaaaacttaggctaggtgaccataggataagttggaatgcggGTGTATGTTTAGTGTTTAGTAATTtttcgatgaatatatttggttgaagtttattggataattagttattaattttggatggtgaatgttattattgatgaacatggttagtttggtgcttgttgattaattaataatttggtgaattattgatttgaggtatcttgtgttagaagcctaggattagtgaactatgatccttagttgaatttttggttgttggatttgaatattgtatgagtataattgttgatctgaggtagatttattgtggtgactgttatgatgatgaggaagggtgtgttgaattgaaaagaaagcaggtttggacccgaaaagggtggcaaagtccgagttttagaggaggtgctgccaaaattttataaaaattagagattttgtttatatgattatctaaaaagatttagattcaaagatTATATGGTTTGAattagagttattaagaaaataagtatgttttaagtttgaagtttgattcttagaaaagaatgaattatgttttgaattggaactattgatggacgaaATGAGAGGTGTGATAtcgaaggataaggattgaatatgtttaacgtatgatgatgaatgagatgcaattgagaatgatgtggatgttaatgaattataattgaattatttatatggcttatgaatttgaataatctgagatacgaggttccctggataaagtgccgtggcttgccaccacgtgtaccaggtagaaaactcgatactctgttgaccccacgacgtaagtgtgaccgggcactatataaattcccgggaatgttacccccattgagcaatattgattatttgagataaagctatgcatagactcttggggatgcacgtcgggggacagtctaaggacaattcagacttgtcgggttggctggataaccgacagatgagcctcttcagccataggacaggcatgcatcatatgcatattatttgAACTACTTGCTTGTGTATTAACTGGGTAtgcctaaatgtacttgccatgttaaatgtatatttgttatctgcagtacttgtaaccttcttgtacttgcctttgtttgtttacttgtctatgaaaatgcatgatggagttggaggtaaggAGGAATGACAGAAtgggatttagatttaaggttaagttaagttaggtttaaatatccttagtaaaccaccttttatggcttctacttaatactttaagctctataatctgagtgtcggtgttctaggattgcctctggcattcccaggaccttatatattatgtgtgtggcacctttaccatactgagaacctccggttctcattccatactatgttgttgtttttcagatgcaggtcgagaggcatctcgttaggcgtctggactcttaaagcggagtggttactgggatattttgttatgctatgatgtatatatatgtacttagatttctctccgcatgacttattctttttgatcctcttagaggtttatggagaggcaggaatgtgtatatgtacttttgggtttggatacgtatgtatatatgtgtaaatattctccggccagtcttgacttcgcaggctgagttaggagcttgatattttgtatctttggcactctattcccacttctgttagcttatgtttgatagttatggttttcttagcacgtaagttaactcgttccttgagcgttgcgcctttattgtgcgatttttattttccccttttcttcaaggctcctagcatattataattcttctgctattatatgtactaattttattttagaggtcgtaataccacaccacatttgttttacgacttaagcgtaaagcttagtgtggtagggtgttacattatggtatcagagcagttcgttcctatagagcctgaaagacggactgattgtgcttctATGCATGctctgtatatgtgtttatgtgctattaggatatctgattgatatatatggcataaacgtttgtgagtatgcatttggaacttaaagcattagacctgcgatattgagactgatcaacttaatatcacttgtttggtgtgtatagggaccagatgtcgactcgcagACGCGGTCGCGGGTgaggtagaggtaggacaggCACCGTTACTCCTGTTCCCATAGggactgatccagtagactttatggctgtcctgggaaatatggctgcagctatgcaggcgacagccgaggcactgggtaatcagataaatcagggaaatcatgggaacaataatgatgaggGCGGTCCaatgacacttgctacatttctgaaagttcaccctccgacttttaggggaacctcaaatcccactgacgcagataattggattcaggctatggaaagggcattacaggcacaacaggttcctgaagagcaatgggttgaatttggaacttatcagttgcaaggtgaagctcagtattggtggcagggaacacgacgtatcctgcagcctgatggtgctgcgattccttgggaggttttccggacagagttctataagaaatactttcctaattcagccagaaatgccaaggaacttgaattaatgcagtTAAAACAAGGACagatgactgttgctgagtatactagtaagtttgaggagttgtgtcgcttttctcgtatctgtcaaggtgcgcctgaagattttgctgaatggaagtgtattaaatatgaaGGAGGTCTTCGGagtgatattctgagcttcgttgccccaatggagatcagggtgttttctgaattggtgaataagagtagggtggctgaggatTGTGTGAGGAAGGCGGCAGCAGAGAAAGGAAGTTTGAGGGTGCCTTTTCAGAGACCTTCAGGAAGGAACTTTGCTccgagaggtaggaatttcaagCGTGGAGGTTCTATTCCGCAGCAGACTCAGGGTCAAGGTAATTATAGAAGGCTGAATACCAATGGTAATCAgggaagaagatttgggaagcagccacagcAGGATTTGAATTGTCAAAGGTGCGGAAAGTATCATCCTGGAGTTCCGTGCAGACTAGGACTTGGAGTATGCTATTCCTGTGGACAGCCTGGGCATATAGCCAGTAATTGcccagagaagaagaagtatgagactggtagggtgcagcagccggggagagtatacaccacttctaccgtaggtgctgagggatctgagacactgattagaggtaattgtgaaatggctggtaaaatcttaaatgctttatttgattcaggagcaagtcattcatttattgcatttgaaaaggcccatgaattaggattgagaatggtggttttaagttatgatttgaaagtatataatgctactcatgaagctatggtgactaggatagaatGTCCACAAGTTTCCTTTCGAGTACAACAgcgtgaatttgtgcatgatttgatttgtttgcctatgactggtcttgatctcattttgggattggattggttatccaagaatcatgttttgcttgattgttctgagaagtcagtacagtttatgccagaagggtcagaagcaccggttgtagtgaatagttactatttgaattctatgatagtaaactgttctggaaccgaatgtcagggtattatgttattaactgcgggagtatcaggtgatgatcagagtttatAGCAAATTCCagttgtatgtgaatttccagatgtgtttccggatgatattaatgaatttccacctaatcgagaggttgaatttgcaatcgagttggtacctggatccggtccaatttcgattactccttataggatgtcgcctttagaaatggctgaactgaaggctcagctggaagatctgttgggtaagcattttatccgaccaagtgtttctccgtggggagcgccagtgttactggtaaagaagaaggatgggagtatgcagctgtgtgtcgattatcggcaattgaataagatcactgtgaagaataaatatccgttgcctagaatcgatgatctaatggatcagttacagggtgccggtgtgttttctaagattgacctgcgatcagggtatcatcagataagggttagagatgaggatattccgaaaactgctttcagaacgcgttatggtcattatgagtatacagtgatgtcttttgggttaactaatgccccggcagtatttatggattatatgaacaggattttctgaccgtatctggacaagtttgttattgtcttcattgatgacattcttgtctattctaagactgaagaggaacatactgatcacttgcgaactgtgctgcaaattctgaGAGACAGAAAGTTgtatgctaagttatctaaatgtgagttctggaagagtgagatgaagtttctcggccacgtggtgagtaagcagggaatagctgtggatcctgctaaggtagaagcagtgatgaattgggagcgaccaacttcagtgacagagataaggagtttcctaggtttggcggggtattatcgcaaattcattaagggattttcacagctcgccttacctttaactaagttgactaggaaggatacgccTTTTATCTGGACTCCGGAATGTGAAGGGAGTTTCCAAAAATTGAAGCacaggttgactactgcacctgtattggtattacctgaaccaagtgaaccgtttgaagtgtattgtgatgcatctctgaaaggtttggGGTGCGTCctgatgcagcaccagaatgttgtagcatacgcctcacggcaattaaggccgcatgagatgaactacccgacacacgatttagaacttgctgctgttgtgtttgctttaaagatttggaggcactacctctatggtgttaagtttcttgttttctcagaccataagagtttgaagtatctttttgagcagaaagagttgaatatgcgtcagaggaggtggatggagcttctgaaagattatgattttgaattgaattatcatccaggaaaagcgaacgttgtggcggacgctttgagtcggaagtctttatatgcagcttggatgatgctacgggaggaagagttactgaaggcattccaaggtttgaatttgggagttagagaagaatctggaatcctgtgtttgagtcagttgcagatttcaagtgattttaaatcagaacttctgaaggctcatcaaGACAGTGAAGCATTACGTAAAGTATTACCGGCAGTTGAACAGggaaaacaatggagagtgtcagaaggccaggatggtttgtggaggttcaagaaccggattattgtgcCAGATATTGGAGACCTACGACAGAGaatcttgaaggaagctcataagagcgggttttcaattcacccagggagcactaaaatgtatcaggatctgaaaacgatgttctggtggccaggtatgaagaatgatgtggcattgcatgtatctaaatgtttaacgtgtcagaaggttaagattgagcatcagagaccatcagggacccttcagcctttggagattccacaatggaaatgggagagtattgcaatggattttgtgataggtttgcctaaaacccgatctggttgtgacgctatttgggtggttgtggatcgactaacaaaatcagctcactttcttcctatccgaataagttgcacaatggaggaattggctcgaatgtatattaaagagattgtcaggttgcATGGCGTGCCTTCTACTATCatatctgatagagatcctcgtttcacatcaagattctggggagcttttcagcgtgcatttgggactcagttaagcttgagtactgcgtatcacccAGACGGATGGTCAGTCAgaaagaactattcagaccttggaggatatgttaagggcttgtgttttggaccagcctgtgagctgggatcggtatatgccattaattgaatttgcttataataatagctatcatgcgagcatcggaatggctccatatgaggctctgtatggcagaaaatgtcagtctccactatgttggtatgaaactggagaaaggagtTTATTAGGGCCTGAAATGATAGCTGAAACGACTGAGCAaataaagaagattcgtagtcgaatgcttatagcccaaagccgccagaagagctatgctgatcagaggcgaaagcctttggaatttgaagaaggagaacatgtctttctgaaagttacaccaaccactggcgtgggaagagctattaagactaagaaactaaatccccgttatattggaccgtttgagattctgaag includes:
- the LOC140175257 gene encoding uncharacterized protein translates to MAVLGNMAAAMQATAEALGNQINQGNHGNNNDEGGPMTLATFLKVHPPTFRGTSNPTDADNWIQAMERALQAQQVPEEQWVEFGTYQLQGEAQYWWQGTRRILQPDGAAIPWEVFRTEFYKKYFPNSARNAKELELMQLKQGQMTVAEYTSKFEELCRFSRICQGAPEDFAEWKCIKYEGGLRSDILSFVAPMEIRVFSELVNKSRVAEDCVRKAAAEKGSLRVPFQRPSGRNFAPRGRNFKRGGSIPQQTQGQGNYRRLNTNGNQGRRFGKQPQQDLNCQRCGKYHPGVPCRLGLGVCYSCGQPGHIASNCPEKKKYETGRVQQPGRVYTTSTVGAEGSETLIRDAGREASR